Below is a genomic region from Brassica rapa cultivar Chiifu-401-42 chromosome A08, CAAS_Brap_v3.01, whole genome shotgun sequence.
GGTTCTGGATGGAATACAGAGGGAATAAAGCGTGCTTGCTCTGTCTCAATATTGAAAGCTATGATGCTACCGTCGTTTCTCAACCAGTGTAGAGTGCCCTCTAAGTAAACAGGTTTCATTCGCTTTGTGAGCTCACTTTTTGAGTTGGTGgtggtgatgattgtttcagAAAATCTCCACGAATTTCCGTCGCTTATCTCAAATGCGTACGTCGTATGAGTCTCAAGTATGCAGATGATCTTGAATCTCTTGGTGGTGGTTGCTCGACTTTGATCTAGCGCAAAACCAACGCACATAGCTCTCTCTTCTGTATTATTAGCCTTGTTGTTGGGACCATTGAATATTGTAGCAAGAAGCATTGAACCAGAGTGATCCAAGAGTCGAAACCTCTTTGTAAGGGGATTCACGACGTAGAGGCCATTCGTGTATAGTAGAAGATGGCCGGAGCAGGAGCCGAGGATATAACAGTGTATTCCTTGGAGAGAAGCAAATGTTTTTACGTTTGACATAGATTCGCACTGAGAGCCAAAAGGCTGGTAGAAGACGAAAGGGGCACCTTTGCTAAAAGTGTATAAAAAACTGAGTCGGACACGAGATGAATATCCGATTTCAAAACTCGGATCATCGGATATATGTGATCTGATGGATTTATTTGTGCATTGCATCATCACCAGAGATTTGAGATCTAATCTGAAGAGAATATTGTCTAGGAGATGCACAGGCAAAGAATTCATTATCAGAAGTGAGAACTGTACGTcctattttgatttatgttttggGTTTATTTCAAAAGTTTGTTTGTGATGATGTTTAATAAACAACTTTATAGATGACAAAAAGTGAGATGATAGTCTCACCTTTTATAAAGAAGTTTTACTTTGCCAATTCCAAAGAAGCAaaacaaaatcattaaaattggaatagaattttttaaatagaataaTTTGATGTCAgcatcattaaattttaaaagattttatagTTTTCTAATAGTGTAAGAgaatttttaactatttttttttttaaattcaaaaatataatatccattaataatgaatatttCCTACTTATTTCAGTGATTGTATTTTTTTACTTGTGAGGTTGTGAAAAAGTAGTTTTCCTATTGACTTAAAAGTAACAACAGGTTCAAACAAATGTAGCAATCAATTTCAGTAAAGAAGGCAAGATTAACTCACCATAATATAAGTGACTTAACTAAAGTAgagaatatatttaattttgatggaTATTGAAATccaacatttttatttaattgccTAAGATTTCATCATGACTATTTTAATGATCTTTATGTAGATTACAAATTAATTTATTGGTCATTAGAACAAAGTATCTATATATATCTAATctgattatgatatatatatatatatatctactaaTTTCAGTAATTAGACATATATATCTACTAATTAATAGATGAGTGAACCATGCAGCTAATTTTAGGAAgtcgaagaaaaaaaaaacactgtaTTGCTTTCATATTGAGGCGAGTGAACCATGCAGCTAATTCCCTTTCTTCCCATGTACGGTCATTATGGAAGCAACAAGATGCTATTGTAAACAATCTCTCTCAAACCTATGAGCCTCAATTAGTAAAATCTTATCCCAAATCACCTAATATAACAAGAGAGACCACCTAAGAAATAAGTTTGAGTCTTCATTGTCATTGTGTTATTATTTGAAGTCATTGGTTCTCATCTTGTATTTCATGGAGGCTCGAGGCAACACTTTGTTTGTATAAGTCACTGACTCCAATTTATACACCTTGATGTATGCAGCAATCTTACCGATGTTTATCAAATCGTATTAGCTAAATTAGACCTTAGATTTTATCTGTCACTATCACACTTTAGTATTCTCCTAGATCGGATGTTGGAATACTTTAAATATTTGCGCGTTTCTAAAAATATGTTTGGTACAAAGCACTCACGAACTACCTGGTTGccactttgttttcttttctatctTTAATTTTATCCCTCGAACTGTATTGGCTGTTTTAAGCCTGGTTGAAAACCACTTGATTAAAACAAACTTGTGAAAAATTATTAAACGAATTAGTATTGATTCTCTTTGGTTTATAGTCCATTTTCTTTTCtatcttttaattttgattCCTCAAATTGTATAGCTAAATTAGGTGTTATGAAACTATATCTGTTTTTAACCTGATTAAAAAACATGAAAAGATTATTAAACGAACTAGTATTGACCCTCTTTGGTCGATACATCATTTTCTGGTCTGTTACGACTAAAATATACAAACAGTTTTATATGAATCCAATCCAATAAACATGTGGGATAACATTTTCCTGTGTTTAGTTGATAACATTATCACTAGTTATTTAACATGATTACCAAAGAAAAAAACCATTATCACTAGTTATTGTTGTTGCTCTTTTCAGTTTTcacatcattatcatcatctaTTAGTTGAACACAAAGAGATTTGGCtttgaatttaaaataaaaaacggTCTTATGTAGaattgatatattaattatcgACTCCAACCACTCAAACCATGAGGATGATATGTGAAACAAACACCAATCATCaggatatattttatttatcatatgcTAATGccgaaactaaaaaaaaaatatttatttgcttGGTAGGGTTAATGAGTCTCATAATTCGAGCTAGATTCCTAGAATCTTCAACCACCTCCGTATGCtcgaaaaaggaaaagaagggTGTAAACCTAAATAAGTCTAGGTTGTACTTGGCCTGACATAAGGTTTCCCACCACGCTCCCCAACTGTTATCTTCCATGTTGTACACACGAGCCACACCAGTTgaagtatctttttttttatctttcacCACCATATGCTTGCCATCGTATGCAACCACGTTCCAGTATTCAAACTCTCTTTCCGTCATAAGTACATTCTCGATCTGCCTAGCAAGGGCCCACTTGGAGGTATGATCTCCGGTTAGTGTGTAAACCAGTGGCGGACCTACAGAGGAAGATGGGGTTGCACCTGACACCCCTTAAATCTCAATAAATATAAGTTTGGTTGATAAAATATTAAGGAATCGGTAGTTCTGCTAGTAAAATGCTCCCACTGACCCCCCTAAACCAAGGTTCGAAACTCATTGATGacactttttatttatatttttcattttaaatataaatttgaccCAGGTAAAATTAATCCCTGGGTCCGCCACCGGTGTAAACTGATATTGTTTCTTTTGTCCCGGATATTAAGGTCATTCGATTGATCTTAACGTCGAGCGTGAAAAGCAGTTTCATCTCTGGTTCCGGATGGAATACGGAGGGAATAAAGCGTGCTTTCTCTGTGTCAATATTGAAAGCTATGATGCTACCGTCGTTTCTCAACCAGTGTAGCGTGCCCTCCAAGTAAACAGGTTTCATTCGCTTCGTGAGCTCACTTTTTGAGCTGGTGGTGGTGATAATCGTTTCGGAAAATCTCCACGAGTTTCCGTCGCTTATCTCAAATGCGTACGTCGTATGAATCTCAAGTATGCAGACGATCTTGAATCCCTTGGTGGCGGCGGCTCGACTATGATCTAACGCAAAACCAACGCACATAGATCTCTCTTCTGCATTATAACTCACCTCGTTGTTGGGACCATTGAATATTGTAGCAAGAAGCATTGAACCAGAGTGATCCAAGAGTCGAAACCTCTTTGTGAGGGGATTCACGACGTAGAGGCCACTCGTGTATAGTAGGAGATGGCCGGAGCAGGACCCGAGAATATAACAGTCTCTCGTCCTGGTCCCAGAGAAGCAAGCGTCGTTTTTACGTATGACTTAAATCGGCATTGAGAGCCAAAAGGCTGGTAGAAGACGAAAGGGCCGCCTTTGCTAAAAGTGTAAAAATAGCTGAGCCGGGCACGAGATGAATATCCGATTTCAAAACTCGGATCATCGGATATATGTGATTTGATGGATCTACTTGTGCATTGCATCATCACCAGAGATTTGAGATCTAATCTGAAGAGAATCTGGTCTAGGAGATGCATAGGCAAGGAATTCATTATCAAAagtgagaatttttttttttttttgaacaatcaAAAGTGAGAACTGTACGtcttattttgatttatgttttggGTTTATTTCAAAAGTTTGTTTGTGATGATGTTTATTTAATAAACAACAACTTTATAGATGACAAAAGGTGAGAGGATAGTCTCACCtttttataaataagttttaCTTTGCCAATTCCGGAGAAGCAaaacaaaatcattaaaattggaatataattttttaaataaaatatttgatattaaattttaaaagattatatgtttatagttttcTTATACTGTAAGACaatttttagttattaaaaaaaattcaaatatataatatccattaataatgaatattttacttatttCAGTGATTGTATTTTTTACTTGTGAGGTTGTGAAAAAGTTGTTTTCCTATTGACTTAAAAGTAACAACAAGTTCAAGCAAATGTAGCAATCAATTTCAATAAAGAAGGCAAGATAATCTCACAATAATATAAGTGACTTAACTAAAGTAAGaatatattcaattttgatGGATATTGAAATccaacatttttatttaattgccTAATATTTCATCATGACTATTTAAATGATCTTTATGtagattaaaaattaatttattggtTATTAACTAGCATAAAATATCAATGTATATAAATTCtgataatgatatatatatatatatatctactaaTATATATCTACTAATTTCAGTAATTAGACATATATATCTACTAATTAATAGATGATGATGTGAAAAGAGCAACAACATTAACTAGCGTAGATAAGCCTACAATTAAGCCGTTTCTATAATCAAACACTGGGGACCTAAAATATTACTTCAATAAAAAGGCCAATTTAGTAAgtcgaaaaaaaataaaataacactGTATTGCTTTCATATTGAGGCGAGTGACCATGCAGCTAATTCCCTTTCTTCCCATGTATGGTCATTATGGAAGCAACAAGGTGCTA
It encodes:
- the LOC103835732 gene encoding LOW QUALITY PROTEIN: F-box protein At1g20360-like (The sequence of the model RefSeq protein was modified relative to this genomic sequence to represent the inferred CDS: deleted 1 base in 1 codon), coding for MNSLPVHLLDNILFRLDLKSLVMMQCTNKSIRSHISDDPSFEIGYSSRVRLSFLYTFSKGAPFVFYQPFGSQCESMSNVKTFASLQGIHCYILGSCSGHLLLYTNGLYVVNPLTKRFRLLDHSGSMLLATIFNGPNNKANNTEERAMCVGFALDQSRATTTKRFKIICILETHTTYAFEISDGNSWRFSETIITTTNSKSELTKRMKPVYLEGTLHWLRNDGSIIAFNIETEQARFIPSVFHPEPEMKLLFTLDDKINRLTLISGTKNTISVYTLTGDHTSKWALARQIENVLMTESELNTGTWLHTMASTWW